A genome region from Crossiella equi includes the following:
- a CDS encoding DoxX family protein — MSHALIRKLDGLSWLPLLLTRLTVGFMFASGAVGKLGRLPSFTEEFRGWGIPLAEVTAPATAVLELVGGVALALGLFTRLFAPLLALTMVGALATVVAPPLLAKYPDAWNFPSYLFYSSEWLLICLLALLTCTGAGKFAADSRISFLSNK; from the coding sequence ATGTCGCACGCCCTCATCCGGAAACTCGACGGCCTTTCCTGGCTGCCCCTGCTGCTCACCCGGCTCACCGTCGGCTTCATGTTCGCCAGCGGCGCGGTGGGCAAGCTCGGCCGCCTACCCTCCTTCACCGAGGAGTTCCGCGGCTGGGGCATCCCGCTGGCCGAGGTGACCGCACCCGCGACCGCGGTGCTCGAACTGGTCGGCGGCGTGGCGCTGGCACTGGGCCTGTTCACCCGCCTGTTCGCGCCGCTGCTCGCGCTGACCATGGTCGGCGCGCTGGCCACGGTGGTCGCGCCGCCGCTGCTGGCGAAGTACCCGGACGCCTGGAACTTCCCCAGCTACCTGTTCTACAGCTCGGAATGGCTGTTGATCTGCCTGCTCGCACTGCTGACCTGCACCGGCGCCGGGAAGTTCGCCGCAGACAGCAGGATTTCCTTCCTGTCAAACAAATAG
- a CDS encoding DUF4288 domain-containing protein codes for MALYCAVLVHSTDGDDPLHEESFVLLTADSEEQARVKALAHGRAAEHEYRDADGELVRWRLTDLVDVGLAPDQEPGDGAQVYSRHFRDYSAYRRFEPLLDGKPL; via the coding sequence ATGGCCCTCTACTGCGCGGTGCTCGTGCACAGCACCGACGGCGACGACCCGCTGCACGAGGAGAGCTTCGTGCTGCTGACCGCGGACTCCGAGGAGCAGGCCCGGGTGAAGGCGCTCGCGCACGGCAGGGCGGCCGAGCACGAGTACCGCGACGCGGACGGCGAACTCGTGCGCTGGCGGCTGACCGACCTGGTCGACGTCGGCCTGGCCCCCGACCAGGAACCGGGTGACGGCGCGCAGGTGTACAGCAGGCATTTCCGCGACTACTCCGCCTACCGCCGATTCGAACCCCTGCTGGACGGTAAACCGCTCTAG
- a CDS encoding helix-turn-helix domain-containing protein: MTSADRERIAEGIAEGLSYAQIAAELGRPTSTVSREVQRNSGLSGYQPDAAQHATASRARRGRAPAAPSAPAPLPTTHQEFAEDLVSLLLSTGVPRMPARTLAALVVAPRGLTSAELVRLLRVSPASVSTAIGYLESVHMVRRLREDRRERYLVDAEVWYRSWLDSVRQLTQWAEMGKRGTKLFGEDTEAGRQMARMHGFFDSVWRDMLAIGERWWAEQDG, translated from the coding sequence TTGACCAGCGCAGACCGCGAGCGCATCGCCGAAGGCATCGCGGAGGGACTCAGCTACGCCCAGATCGCGGCGGAGCTGGGGCGGCCGACGTCCACGGTGAGCCGCGAGGTGCAGCGCAACTCCGGCCTGTCCGGGTACCAGCCGGACGCGGCCCAGCACGCCACCGCCAGCCGGGCCCGGCGCGGGCGGGCACCGGCCGCCCCCTCGGCACCGGCACCGCTGCCCACGACGCACCAGGAGTTCGCCGAGGACCTGGTCTCGCTGCTGCTGTCCACCGGCGTGCCGCGCATGCCCGCGCGCACGCTCGCCGCCCTGGTGGTCGCACCGCGCGGCCTCACCTCCGCCGAACTGGTGCGGCTGCTGCGGGTCAGCCCGGCCTCGGTGTCCACCGCGATCGGCTACCTCGAGTCGGTCCACATGGTGCGACGGCTGCGCGAGGACCGCCGCGAGCGGTACCTGGTCGACGCCGAGGTCTGGTACCGGTCCTGGCTGGACAGCGTGCGGCAGCTGACCCAGTGGGCCGAGATGGGCAAGCGCGGCACCAAGCTGTTCGGCGAGGACACCGAGGCGGGCAGGCAGATGGCCCGGATGCACGGCTTCTTCGACTCGGTGTGGCGCGACATGCTGGCGATCGGGGAACGCTGGTGGGCCGAACAGGACGGCTAG
- a CDS encoding cytochrome P450, which translates to MTTQAVVALGPEYGGPRWQVTSRELVRAVLADQRFSARQDWMSLPGVEAGSQAPPSPGTFVNMDPPDHTRYRKLLMGEFTVRRMRLLTERIEEITEDALEAMARTGGPVDLITAFARPIPSLVICEILGVPYGERDRFLDAAILVTSANGLSEEVTEAIRVLKDYLEGLVRSKVANPGDDVLSGLTRTDLTEEEMGAMGGVLLGAGVDTTTNLMTLGVFELLKRDGDLSALRTGPGVVEELLRHLSIVPWLLRVAREDVEVGGELIRAGDTVLLGLADANRDPARFEDPDTFDPHRTATGHVAFGHGVHQCLGQQLARVELGVALPALARRFPGLRLAVPAEQVELKPDFGIRGVHALPVTWDD; encoded by the coding sequence ATGACCACGCAGGCAGTGGTGGCACTGGGGCCGGAGTACGGGGGACCGAGGTGGCAGGTGACCAGCCGGGAGCTGGTGCGCGCGGTGCTGGCCGACCAGCGGTTCAGCGCGCGCCAGGACTGGATGTCGCTGCCGGGGGTGGAGGCGGGCTCGCAGGCGCCGCCGTCACCGGGGACCTTTGTCAACATGGACCCGCCGGACCACACGCGCTACCGCAAGCTGCTGATGGGCGAGTTCACCGTGCGGCGCATGCGGTTGCTGACCGAGCGGATCGAGGAGATCACCGAGGACGCGCTGGAGGCGATGGCGCGAACGGGCGGCCCAGTCGACCTGATCACCGCGTTCGCCCGCCCGATCCCGAGCCTGGTGATCTGCGAGATCCTCGGCGTGCCCTACGGGGAGCGGGACCGGTTCCTGGACGCGGCGATCCTGGTGACCAGCGCGAACGGCCTGAGCGAGGAGGTCACCGAGGCCATCCGCGTGCTGAAGGACTACCTGGAGGGGCTGGTGCGGTCCAAGGTCGCCAACCCGGGCGACGACGTGCTCAGCGGCCTCACCCGCACCGACCTCACCGAGGAGGAGATGGGCGCCATGGGCGGCGTGCTGCTCGGCGCGGGCGTGGACACCACCACCAACCTCATGACCCTGGGCGTGTTCGAGCTCCTGAAGCGCGACGGCGACCTGAGCGCCCTGCGCACCGGCCCGGGTGTGGTCGAGGAGCTGCTGCGCCACCTCTCGATCGTGCCCTGGCTGCTGCGGGTGGCCCGGGAGGACGTCGAGGTCGGCGGCGAGCTGATCCGCGCGGGCGACACCGTCCTGCTGGGCCTGGCCGACGCCAACCGCGACCCGGCCAGGTTCGAGGACCCGGACACCTTCGACCCACACCGCACCGCCACCGGCCACGTGGCCTTCGGGCACGGCGTACACCAGTGCCTGGGCCAGCAGTTGGCCAGGGTCGAGCTGGGCGTGGCCCTCCCGGCGCTGGCCCGGCGCTTCCCCGGCCTGCGCCTGGCCGTGCCCGCCGAGCAGGTCGAGCTGAAGCCGGACTTCGGCATCCGGGGTGTGCACGCCCTGCCAGTGACCTGGGATGACTAG
- a CDS encoding cytochrome P450, whose product MSEVPLHRELHPDGVHRWTVTGRAAVHAVLSDPRFSSRTELMSLPDSPPQGLPPAEPGDFVTIDPPEHTRYRRLLTGQFTVRRMRQLTERIEQITEDHLVGMEKHGPPTDLVESFAAPIPAQVICELLGVPYEDRDRFQQHAITVVSFAGGGEDFEHALYELQEYMGALVASKRARPTDDLLSGLTADGLTDEELANIGVGLLGAGLDTTANVIALGVLDVLTGPGVAELEKPDVVEDLLRRLNIVPTLVRVALSDVELEGELIAAGETVLVSLEGANRDPAGLGVGGHLAFGHGIHQCLGQQLARVELGVALPALARRFPNLRLAVAPEEIRVRTGGLARGVDLLPVRWD is encoded by the coding sequence ATGTCTGAGGTCCCACTGCACCGCGAGCTCCACCCCGACGGCGTGCACCGCTGGACGGTCACCGGCCGAGCCGCCGTCCACGCCGTCCTGAGCGACCCCCGCTTCAGCAGCCGCACCGAACTGATGAGCCTGCCGGACAGCCCGCCGCAGGGCCTGCCCCCGGCGGAGCCGGGTGACTTCGTCACGATCGACCCGCCGGAGCACACCCGCTACCGCAGGCTGCTCACCGGCCAGTTCACCGTGCGGCGCATGCGCCAGCTGACCGAGCGGATCGAACAGATCACCGAGGACCACCTGGTGGGCATGGAGAAGCACGGCCCGCCGACGGACCTGGTCGAGTCCTTCGCGGCCCCGATCCCGGCCCAGGTGATCTGCGAGCTGCTGGGCGTGCCGTACGAGGACCGCGACCGGTTCCAGCAGCACGCGATCACGGTGGTGAGCTTCGCCGGCGGCGGGGAGGACTTCGAGCACGCCCTGTACGAGCTCCAGGAGTACATGGGCGCGCTGGTGGCCTCGAAGCGGGCCCGGCCCACGGACGACCTGCTGAGCGGCCTCACCGCCGACGGCCTCACCGACGAGGAGCTGGCCAACATCGGCGTGGGTCTGCTGGGCGCGGGCCTGGACACCACGGCCAACGTCATCGCCCTCGGTGTCCTGGACGTGCTCACCGGTCCGGGGGTCGCCGAGCTGGAGAAGCCGGACGTCGTCGAAGACCTGTTGCGGCGCTTGAACATCGTGCCGACCCTGGTGCGGGTGGCACTGTCTGATGTGGAGCTGGAAGGAGAGCTGATCGCGGCCGGGGAGACCGTCCTGGTTTCCCTGGAAGGCGCCAACCGGGATCCCGCCGGCCTGGGGGTGGGCGGGCACCTGGCGTTCGGGCACGGGATCCACCAGTGCCTGGGCCAGCAGCTGGCGCGGGTGGAGCTGGGGGTGGCTCTGCCCGCGCTGGCTCGGCGTTTCCCGAACCTGCGGCTGGCCGTGGCCCCGGAGGAGATCCGCGTGCGCACCGGCGGCCTGGCCAGGGGAGTGGACCTGCTGCCCGTGCGCTGGGACTAG